A DNA window from Sediminitomix flava contains the following coding sequences:
- a CDS encoding arsenate reductase family protein translates to MHKIGDPSTIELYVRKDEYKDKQTIALAKSLGRNVHVHDIGTDAFTKTIWKDILKKLNLTPKELMNKANPYYQKNIRGKDFDSEGWLDVLMHHPFLIKAPIAVWKNKVKLLNSPQDLLKI, encoded by the coding sequence ATGCACAAAATTGGTGACCCTTCTACTATCGAGCTCTACGTAAGAAAAGATGAGTACAAAGACAAGCAAACCATAGCTCTAGCAAAGTCTTTGGGAAGAAATGTACATGTCCATGATATAGGGACAGATGCTTTTACGAAAACGATTTGGAAAGACATTCTGAAAAAATTGAATCTTACCCCCAAAGAGTTGATGAACAAAGCCAACCCTTATTATCAGAAAAATATACGAGGAAAAGATTTTGATAGTGAAGGATGGTTAGATGTTTTAATGCACCATCCTTTCTTGATAAAAGCTCCGATCGCGGTTTGGAAGAACAAAGTAAAACTATTGAACAGTCCTCAAGATTTACTTAAAATATAG
- a CDS encoding bifunctional 3,4-dihydroxy-2-butanone-4-phosphate synthase/GTP cyclohydrolase II has translation MSEETFKLDKIEDAIEAIRNGEIIIVVDDEDRENEGDFICAAEKVTPEIINFMSKEGRGLICAAIVEDRCEELGLELMVGKNTATYETPFTVSVDLIGHGCTTGISASDRSKTIQALVNPDTKPSELGKPGHIFPLKAKRDGVLRRSGHTEATIDFARLAGLKPAGALVEIMNDDGTMARLPDLVKVAKKFNLKLVSIKDLIEYRLNTETLIEKEVENVDMPTEVGNFKLTAFKQTNTGEIHLALTKGEWSKDDAVPVRVHSSCMTGDIFGSCRCDCGEQLLEAMRIIEKEGKGMILYMNQEGRGIGIVNKLKAYKIQEEGYDTVEANLKLGFRMDERDYGVGAQIIRAMNISKMRLISNNPKKRVGLMGYGIEVVDNIAIEIEANKHNENYLKTKRDKMGHAILKKD, from the coding sequence ATGTCTGAAGAAACATTCAAACTCGACAAAATAGAGGACGCAATTGAAGCCATTAGAAATGGCGAAATTATCATTGTAGTAGATGATGAGGACCGTGAAAATGAGGGAGACTTCATTTGTGCTGCAGAAAAAGTGACACCAGAAATCATCAACTTCATGTCAAAGGAAGGTCGTGGATTGATCTGTGCAGCCATTGTCGAAGACCGTTGTGAAGAACTTGGTCTTGAGCTTATGGTCGGAAAAAACACGGCTACTTATGAGACACCATTTACCGTATCTGTAGACCTTATTGGACACGGATGTACAACGGGTATTTCTGCTAGTGACCGTTCTAAAACGATCCAAGCATTGGTAAATCCTGATACAAAGCCTTCAGAACTAGGAAAACCTGGACATATTTTCCCGCTTAAAGCAAAAAGAGACGGTGTTTTACGTCGTTCGGGACATACTGAAGCAACTATTGACTTCGCTAGACTAGCAGGCTTGAAACCTGCAGGAGCACTTGTTGAGATCATGAATGATGATGGAACAATGGCTCGTCTTCCAGACTTGGTAAAAGTAGCGAAGAAGTTCAACTTAAAATTAGTTTCAATCAAAGATTTAATTGAGTATCGTTTGAATACTGAGACTTTGATTGAGAAAGAAGTTGAAAACGTAGATATGCCTACAGAAGTGGGTAACTTTAAGCTTACAGCTTTCAAACAAACAAATACAGGTGAAATTCACTTGGCCCTTACCAAAGGTGAGTGGAGCAAAGACGATGCTGTACCTGTAAGAGTACACTCTTCTTGTATGACAGGAGATATCTTTGGTTCTTGTCGTTGTGACTGTGGTGAGCAATTACTAGAAGCTATGCGTATCATCGAGAAAGAAGGCAAAGGTATGATTCTTTATATGAATCAGGAAGGACGCGGTATTGGCATTGTCAATAAGCTGAAAGCCTACAAAATTCAAGAGGAAGGATACGACACTGTTGAGGCCAACTTGAAATTAGGTTTCCGTATGGATGAAAGAGATTATGGTGTTGGTGCCCAAATCATAAGAGCTATGAATATCTCAAAAATGAGATTGATTTCAAACAACCCTAAGAAGCGTGTAGGTTTAATGGGCTATGGTATTGAAGTCGTAGATAACATTGCTATTGAAATTGAAGCGAATAAGCACAACGAAAATTATCTCAAGACAAAAAGAGATAAGATGGGACATGCGATCTTGAAAAAAGATTAA
- a CDS encoding cytochrome c oxidase subunit I, whose product MATAELNVQNEAEMHDVHEHHESHGNFWTNYVFSLDHKVIAKQFLISGIFWALIGGGLSLIFRLQLGFPEASLEFLRPILGDWITPEGQLHKQFYLAAVTMHGTIMVFFVLTAGLSGTFSNLLIPLQIGARDMASGFMNMLSYWFFFLSSVVMFVSLFVSTGPASGGWVVYPPLSALPQAIDGSGLGMTLWLVSMSLFIVSSLLGSVNYIATVVNMRTAGLSFGKLPLTIWAFFITAIIGILSFPVLFAAALLLVFDRSFGTSFYLSDIYIDGVALHHSGGSPILYQHLFWFLGHPEVYIVLLPALGLTSEVISTNSRKPIFGYKAMIGSMLGIAFLSFIVWAHHMFVSGMNPFLGTIFMLLTLIIAVPSAVKAFNYITTMFRGNIVFTPAMLFSIGLVSLFISGGVTGIVLGNSALDIQLHDTYFVVAHFHLVMGSAAFFGMMAGVYHWFPKMFGRMINEKLGYVHFWMTFVGAYLVFFPMHYIGIAGFPRRYYTFTRFDAFSTFTDLNQFISIAAILTVGAQLLFVFNFFYSMFKGRRSPQNPWGSTTLEWTTPVNVGHGNWPGKIPTVYRWPYDFSKPGSDEDGFGDFIPQHIPYSQTPASNTEEEKPLVEIEKELDALNTTEHDEIH is encoded by the coding sequence ATGGCTACAGCAGAATTGAATGTTCAAAACGAAGCTGAAATGCACGATGTGCATGAACACCATGAGTCACATGGAAACTTCTGGACGAATTATGTTTTTTCACTGGATCATAAAGTAATTGCAAAACAATTCTTGATCTCAGGTATTTTTTGGGCACTAATTGGTGGAGGTCTTTCTTTGATTTTCCGTCTTCAGTTGGGTTTCCCAGAAGCTAGTTTAGAATTCTTACGTCCGATCTTGGGTGACTGGATCACTCCAGAAGGACAATTACATAAACAATTTTATTTGGCTGCAGTGACAATGCACGGTACCATCATGGTATTCTTTGTATTGACAGCAGGTTTGAGTGGTACTTTCTCTAACCTTCTTATTCCATTGCAGATTGGAGCACGTGATATGGCTTCAGGATTTATGAACATGCTATCGTACTGGTTCTTCTTCCTTTCTTCGGTAGTAATGTTCGTTTCATTGTTTGTCTCTACAGGTCCTGCTTCAGGTGGATGGGTAGTTTATCCTCCTTTGAGTGCATTGCCACAAGCAATTGATGGTTCTGGATTGGGTATGACGCTTTGGTTGGTTTCAATGTCTTTGTTTATCGTTTCTTCACTTTTGGGTAGTGTAAACTATATCGCTACTGTAGTGAACATGCGTACAGCAGGTCTTTCATTCGGTAAATTACCCTTGACAATCTGGGCTTTCTTTATCACAGCTATTATCGGTATTCTATCATTCCCAGTACTTTTTGCAGCAGCATTGTTGTTAGTATTTGATAGAAGCTTCGGTACGTCTTTCTATTTGTCTGATATTTATATTGATGGTGTAGCACTACACCACTCAGGTGGTAGCCCAATTCTTTACCAACACTTGTTCTGGTTCTTGGGTCACCCAGAGGTATATATCGTATTGCTTCCTGCATTGGGTCTTACTTCAGAAGTAATTTCTACAAACTCTCGTAAGCCTATCTTCGGTTATAAAGCCATGATCGGTTCTATGTTGGGTATCGCGTTCCTTTCATTTATTGTATGGGCTCACCACATGTTCGTGTCGGGTATGAACCCATTCTTAGGAACGATCTTTATGCTTCTTACTTTGATCATTGCGGTACCTTCAGCGGTAAAAGCCTTCAACTACATTACAACAATGTTTAGAGGTAATATCGTATTTACGCCAGCTATGTTGTTCTCAATTGGTCTAGTATCATTGTTTATCTCTGGTGGTGTAACAGGTATTGTATTGGGTAACTCAGCATTGGATATCCAATTGCACGATACTTACTTTGTAGTAGCTCACTTCCACTTGGTAATGGGTTCTGCGGCATTCTTCGGTATGATGGCAGGTGTATATCACTGGTTCCCTAAAATGTTCGGTAGAATGATCAACGAGAAGTTGGGTTATGTTCACTTCTGGATGACATTTGTTGGTGCTTACTTGGTATTCTTCCCAATGCACTACATCGGTATTGCAGGTTTCCCTCGTAGATACTATACATTTACAAGATTTGATGCATTCTCTACATTCACTGACTTGAACCAGTTCATCAGTATTGCAGCAATTCTTACAGTAGGAGCACAGTTGTTATTCGTATTTAACTTCTTCTACTCAATGTTTAAAGGTAGAAGATCTCCTCAAAACCCTTGGGGATCTACAACACTAGAGTGGACTACTCCAGTAAATGTTGGTCACGGAAACTGGCCAGGAAAAATTCCTACAGTTTACAGATGGCCTTACGACTTCTCTAAGCCAGGTAGTGATGAAGATGGATTTGGTGATTTCATTCCTCAGCATATTCCATATTCTCAAACTCCAGCTTCAAACACTGAAGAAGAGAAACCATTAGTGGAAATCGAAAAAGAATTAGATGCTTTGAATACTACAGAGCACGATGAGATTCACTAA
- a CDS encoding cytochrome c oxidase subunit II: MTTVLLLVSGSILLLIILALIYRIINLVSIAKGEDANKASTSNKINAVLFPIFLVLGFGAIFWYSGVAKEYFLPEAASIHGKETDQLFWITMAVVGLAFFLTHILLFVFPFTYQYKENRKAWYQPHNNALEIVWTVVPALVMATLIMFGVKTWTDITSPEEEAALEVEILGRQFGWEIRYGGKDKEIGAYNIRKIDSDGINSMGIDFTDIKSTDDFVAGEIWLPKGKPVKLRIRALDVIHSVFMPHFRVKMDAVPGMPTKFQFTPTLTTEEMRDILRKEGKENADKFKYELACTEICGEGHFGMRKIIRVVEPEEFEKWYAKQKTFAEKNPDFVSALKAKGEFAGELKEEANSEVATR; this comes from the coding sequence ATGACGACGGTTTTGTTATTGGTTTCTGGATCGATTTTACTGCTCATTATTCTAGCGTTAATTTATCGTATCATCAATTTGGTGAGTATTGCGAAAGGAGAGGATGCGAATAAAGCGAGCACGAGCAACAAGATTAATGCAGTTTTATTTCCAATCTTTTTAGTTTTAGGGTTTGGTGCAATCTTCTGGTATTCAGGAGTTGCCAAGGAGTACTTCTTGCCAGAAGCAGCTTCTATTCATGGTAAAGAAACAGATCAATTGTTCTGGATTACTATGGCAGTTGTAGGTTTGGCATTTTTCTTAACACACATTCTTCTATTTGTTTTCCCATTTACTTATCAGTATAAAGAAAACAGAAAAGCGTGGTACCAACCACATAATAATGCTTTGGAGATCGTGTGGACAGTAGTGCCAGCATTGGTGATGGCTACCTTGATTATGTTTGGTGTGAAAACTTGGACAGATATCACATCTCCTGAAGAGGAAGCAGCTTTAGAAGTTGAAATTTTGGGTAGACAGTTCGGATGGGAAATCCGTTACGGAGGTAAAGACAAAGAAATTGGTGCTTACAACATCCGTAAAATTGATAGCGATGGTATCAACTCAATGGGTATCGATTTTACTGATATCAAGAGTACTGACGATTTTGTAGCGGGTGAAATTTGGTTGCCAAAAGGTAAGCCAGTGAAATTGCGTATCAGAGCATTGGATGTAATTCACTCGGTATTTATGCCTCACTTCCGTGTTAAAATGGATGCCGTACCAGGTATGCCAACTAAATTCCAATTTACTCCAACACTTACTACAGAGGAAATGAGAGATATCCTTCGTAAAGAAGGTAAAGAGAATGCTGACAAATTCAAATATGAGTTGGCATGTACTGAAATCTGTGGTGAAGGTCACTTTGGTATGCGTAAAATCATCAGAGTTGTGGAGCCTGAGGAATTTGAAAAGTGGTATGCAAAGCAAAAGACATTTGCTGAGAAGAATCCTGACTTCGTTTCTGCATTGAAAGCAAAAGGTGAATTTGCTGGAGAGTTGAAAGAAGAGGCAAATAGTGAAGTTGCTACCCGATAA